GCAGTTGGCTTTCAACCTGTATTTGGTACGACTCGTTGCGAGAACGTTATCAATATCCTGTAAAAACGGATTTATATAGTACTGCTGGCGCACTTGCGGCATGTCAACTCCCTTTGGTTGTCTATCTAAGCCAATAGTGCACGAATCTTTGATATACAAAAAAGAAACTGCTGCCAAAATAAACCGAGTCAGAGTGAACTATTTATCTGCCTCAGTTTGTGAGTGTGCGTGCCCGGTTGTTGTTGGGCACGGACTTTCAAGTGGCGCATTATTTACGCTTCAAATATGCCGACCTACTGCTTCGCCTTCTCCGGCCGGAACACGCCGACGTTCCGATACCCCTCATCCAGCAGGTGCGAGGCATGCAGCTGGCTCATCACCCCGCGCGCGCAATACAGCAGGTATTGCTTGTCTTTATCCAGGCTCTGGAACGCGGTGCTCAGGCGGTAGAAGGGGATGGTTTCCACTGTGGCGTTGTCCAGCTCCAGCGGGTTCACTTCTTCTTCCGTGGGGTGGCGGATGTCGATGATGGTGGCATCGCCGGCTTCGCTGAAAATATCCACCGGCGGTGCGTCTTCATTGAGGTCGTCCATCACCTGATCGATGTTCTGCATCACGCGGTTGCCGATGGCGCGGTCGAGGACGGTGAAGTCGAAGCGGGTTTCCTCGTGATCCACCTTTTCCATTTTTGCGCGGGTAGTGGGTTTTACCGAAATCACGCCACAGTACTCGGGCATATTCGCGGCAAATTCCTCGGTGCCAATGGCGCGCGCGGTGCGGATGATGTCGGTCTTGTCGGACGTGATCAGCGGGCGCAGTACCAGGGTGTCGGTGACACTGTCGATCACCGCCAGGTTTTTCAGGGTCTGGCTGGAGACCTGGGCGATGGCCTCGCCGGTCACCACCGCATCCACATCCAGTTCTTTGGCGACCGCGGAGGCGGCGCGCAGCATCATGCGCTTCAGGGTGACGCCCATATAGGAGTCATCTACCTGTTCGAGGATTTCCGCCACGACCTCATCAAAGGGTACTGTGATGAATTTCACCCGATGGGAGGCGCCGTACTTGTCCCACAGGTAGAAGGCCACTTCCTTGACGCCCAGCTCGTGCTGACGGCCGCCGAGGTTGAAAAACAGGAAGTGGGTGCGGATACCGCGTTTCATGGTCAGGTAGCTGGCGACGGTGGAGTCAAAACCGCCTGAAACCAGCGACAGCACCGGATCCTGGGTGCCCAGTGGAAAGCCGCCGAGGCCCTGGTGCAGCTCTTCGATGACATTCAGTTTGTCGTGGCGGACTTCCAGTTTGACGGTGATATCGGGGTTTTTCAGTTTTACCCCGGCGGCCTGGGTATTTTTGTTCAGCCCGCCGCCCACGTACTGTTCCACGTCCAGGGACTGGAAGTCGTGCTTGCCGGTGCGCTTTACGCGCACGCAGAAGGTCTTGCCGGTGAGCTGGGGCCCCCAGATCGCCAGGGTCTTCTGGTAGATATCGTCCAGGTCGCCGAGGGGGAACTGCTGTACCCGGGCAAAGTTGGCAATACCCGGAGTGTGCGCCAGTACCTCTTCTATGCGCTCGGAAAGGTGGGATACTGCATCCGGTGCGATGACGTCGATCTTTTCCCAGTCTTTCTGTACCTTGATGCGGTCGTCCAGTTGCCGCATCAGCTTGCGCAGGTTGTCGGCGAGCTGGCGCGACATACGCTTGCGCACCGGGTTGCTCTTGATGGTGATTTCCGGGAAAAATTTGACGACGAAGTGCATAGAGTGTGTGCCGGGTACCGCATTGCGTGGTGAGTGGTCGAAGCTTCGATCGGTTTGGATAACAGCTCAAGCGGCATGTGCCCAATGGCCGTTTCCCGAAGCTCCCTGAAAAGGTGGCGAATTATAAACTCGCTGGGGCTAATTTGCTCGTCGCACCAATATGGTGCCTTGGTATAACGGGTGGCACCGTTATGGTGCATCGGTATTTGTGAAACCGGATCACGGGGCGCTATTCTCCGTGCGCGGGCCACCATTCCCGGTAAAAAATCGGGCGTTGCGCCGAAAGTTTCACCAATCCCGCGTCTCTTAGACCGCTTGCCCCAATTTGGCACACTCCTTGCTTCGACTGTTGCCACAAGATAAAGCGAATTGGCGCGATACATAACTTTTCATTCTTGGAGGACTGCAATGTCAGCGAAAACGCTCGGACTGATCAAAGAGAGCGAAGCCAAATGGGTAGACCTGCGCTTCACCGATACCAAAGGTAAGGAACAGCACGTTTCTCTTCCGTCCAAGGAAGTTGACGGCGAGTTCTTCGAAGAAGGCAAGATGTTCGATGGTTCTTCCATCGCTGGCTGGAAGGGCATCAACGAATCCGACATGATCCTGATGCCGGACGACGAGACTGCCTTCCTGGACCCGTTCACCGACGAAGCGACTGTTATTATTCGCTGTAACATCGTCGATCCGATCACCGGCCAGGGCTATGAGCGCGACCCGCGTTCCATCGCGCTGCGCGCCGAGGAATACCTGAAGTCCACCGGCTACGGTGACACCGCGCTGTTCGGCCCGGAGCCCGAGTTCTTCGTATTCGACGACATTACCTGGGGCGCCGAAATGGGCGGTGCCTTCTACAAAATCAATTCCGAAGAAGCGGCCTGGTCCTCTGGTGCCTCCTTCGCGGAAGGCAACATGGGCCACCGTCCGGGTGTAAAAGGCGGCTACTTCCCGGTTCCGCCGGTCGACTCCCTGCACGACATCCGCGCTGCCATGTGTTCCGCGATGGAAGCCATGGGCCTGGAAATCGAAGTGCACCACCACGAAGTGGGCACTGCCGGCCAGTGTGAGATCGGCGTTGGCGCCAATACCCTGACCATGAAGGCGGACGAAGTTCAGATCCTGAAGTACGCGGTGCACAACGTTGCCCACGCTTACGGTAAAACCGCCACCTTTATGCCCAAGCCGCTGGTAGGCGACAACGGTTCCGGCATGCACATCCACATGTCTTTCAGTAAAGACGGCACCAACCAGTTCGCTGGCGACGCTTACGCCGGGCTGTCTGAAACTGCCCTGTTCTACATCGGCGGTATCATCAAGCACGCGCGCGCCCTGAACGCGTTTGCGAACGCTTCCACCAACTCCTATAAGCGTCTGGTACCGGGCTTCGAAGCGCCGGTTATCCTGGCCTACTCCGCGCGCAACCGCTCTGCGTCCATCCGCATTCCGTTCGTACCTAGCCCGAAAGGCAAGCGCGTTGAAGCCCGCTTCCCGGATCCGACTGCCAACCCGTACCTGGTGTTCGCAGCCATGCTGATGGCCGGCCTCGACGGCGTTAAGAACAAGATCCACCCCGGCGACGCGGCAGACAAAGACCTGTACGACCTGCCGGCGGAAGAGCTGGCCGAGTACCCGACCGTTGCCTCCAGCCTGGAACAGGCCCTGGAAGCACTGGATCAGGACCGCGCCTTCCTGACCGAAGGAGGTGTATTCACCGATGACGCCATCGATGCCTACATCGCGCTGAAGCAGGAAGAAGTAGAGCGTGTGAACATGACCACTCACCCGGTCGAGTTCGAGCTGTACTACTCTGTTTAACACGCCGCAGGCGCTGTCTAAATTGCCGTAGGCGTTTCCTTGGAAGTGCCTTCTGGTTCGCAAAAACCCGCATCCCCGGCAACAGGGGGTGCGGGTTTTTTTATTGCGGGTACACTAGCCTTAACTTGATGACCCTATGGCCGCGGGCGGTGTCTTTCCGACGCTGTTGCCCGTGCCAAAAGACAGGCAGGAGTGCCGATATGAAAATCCGGATTGCGCTGCTTGCGCTGCTACTCGCTTCGCCCCTCATGGCCGATGAGGCGCCGGAGAAAGGTAGCAGTGAGGGCAAGGACAATGAGCAGTCCTCCTCCAGGGTGGTATACAAGACCGTGACCCCGGACGGCAGGATCGTGTTCAGTGATACGCCGCCACCGGACAAGAAGTCGGAGAAGGTGGTTATTGGCCCCACCAATGTGCAGCCCATTGCGCCGCCACAGCCTATGCCCACCCGTAAACTGTCGCCGAGAGACCGGGATAAGCGCGAGCGCCGTTCCGGTGGAGAGCAGGGGCCGATCAATTTCGCCATTGTCAGTCCCGCAAACGATGCCACCATTCCGCCGGGCCAGCGCTTTATTGTGCTGCAGGTGGCTTTGGATCCCGTTCCCCGGGGTGGCTACGAGTTTTTTGCCGTGATCGACGGACAGCGCTGGGGGGGGACTTCTAGCAGTAGCAGTCTGGACATCTCCGCCCTGGAACGCGGCACCCATACGGTACAGGCGGTGCTGTTGGATGCCGGTGGCCAGGCGATTGCCCAGTCCCAGACCATCCAGATCCACGTCAAGCGACCCGGCGGCCAGGTGCCGGACTTCCCCGCCCAGCAGGCACCGCGGGCGCCAAAAGCCCCCCAGGCACCCGGTTACCCCCGGGCACGGCCGGGTAACTGATCTCGTGTGGTCCCGTCACTGTTCCTGCCTATAAACTTCCCTTTCGGGCGTTGCTCCCTGTAGCGCCCCATTCTGATCTCTTCCGCTGGTTAAAATTTGCTCTGCGCACCATATTGGTGCACCATGCTGGTGCCTGTTCTCCTGTGTGCCCTGATATCGTCTCGGGACCCACGTATTGTTGCGCCATTTTGGTTTGCTTTTTGCACTGACATCAGGCGACGCCCAAAAGAACTCAAGCGGAACCCGCAATGCTGAACGACCGCCAGTTACGTCTACTGCTGGATAACCTCACCTCCGCCGTGCTGGTGCTCGACGAGAACCTCTCGCTCTGCTACCTGAATTCCGCCGCGGAGGACCTGGTTGCGGTTTCCAATGCCCGCGCTATCGGTCAGCCCCTGGAGGAAGTGGTGCGTGAGTCCCAGTCCGCCCAGCAGGCCATGCGTTCCGCACTGGTCAGTGGGCAGAAATACACCGTGCGACGGGCGCTGTGGCTGTTGCACACCCTGGAAGAGTGCACCGTCGACTACTCGGTTACGCCACTCACGGAGCTGGGGTTGCTGCTGCTGGAGGTCCAGTCCATGGACCGCCTGTTGCGGATTGCGCGGGAGGATGCACTTATCTCCGCGCAGGAGACTACCCGCAATCTGGTGCGCGGCATGGCGCACGAAGTGAAAAATCCCCTGGGTGGTATTCGCGGAGCGGCACAGTTGCTGCAAAGAGAATTGAAAGAGGTTGAAGGTGGCGAGCTGGGGGAATACACCCAGATCATCATCGAAGAGGCGGACCGACTGCGCGATCTGGTGGACCGGATGCTGGGGCCGCGCAAACCGCTGGACCTGAAGCCCAATAACATTCACGCGATCACCGAGCGCGTGGCGCAGCTGATCGAGGCGGAGTGCGACGGCGCACTGACCATCCAGCGGGATTACGATCCGTCGATTCCGGATCTGCCGGTGGACAGCAATCAACTGATCCAGGCGGTACTGAATATCGCGCGCAACGCCATGGAAGCGATTGTCGAGAGTATCGGCCTGGAACAGGGGCAGATGACGATCCGCACCCGGGTACAGCGACAGTTCACCATCGGTCGTCGCAACTGCCCGCTGGTGTGCCGGATCGACATTGTCGACAACGGCCCGGGTATTCCGGAAGACATTCGCGAACGTATCTTTTATCCGATGATTTCCGGGCGTGCAGAGGGATCGGGGCTGGGGCTGTCCATCTCCCAGCATGTCATCAACCAGCACCGCGGGTTGATCAAGTGTGAAAGTGAACCGGGAAAAACAGAGTTTCAGATTTATTTGCCGCTTATTACCTGAACCAGAAACCGTAAGCGCAGTGGGCAGGCCAAAAGCCAAAGCCCGCATAAAAAACCAATGACGCAGGCCGGAAAATTACTATGAACAATCGCGTTTGGATTATTGATGACGACCGTTCAATTCGCTGGGTGTTGGAGCGCGCGCTGTCCCGGGAAGGGATAGAGACCACCTGCTACGAAAATGGTGATCGCGCGCTGGACGATTTTTACAGTGAACAGCCGGATGTGGTGATCAGTGATATCCGCATGCCGGGCTCCGATGGATTCAAACTGCTGCAGCGGTTTCAGGCCGAGCGCCCGGCGTTGCCCATCATCATCATGACTGCGCACTCTGATCTGGACAGTGCCGTCGCCGCCTATCAGGGCGGGGCCTTCGAGTATCTGCCCAAGCCATTTGATGTGGATGAAGCGGTGGCGGTGACCCGCCGAGCG
The Microbulbifer celer DNA segment above includes these coding regions:
- a CDS encoding DUF4124 domain-containing protein yields the protein MKIRIALLALLLASPLMADEAPEKGSSEGKDNEQSSSRVVYKTVTPDGRIVFSDTPPPDKKSEKVVIGPTNVQPIAPPQPMPTRKLSPRDRDKRERRSGGEQGPINFAIVSPANDATIPPGQRFIVLQVALDPVPRGGYEFFAVIDGQRWGGTSSSSSLDISALERGTHTVQAVLLDAGGQAIAQSQTIQIHVKRPGGQVPDFPAQQAPRAPKAPQAPGYPRARPGN
- the glnL gene encoding nitrogen regulation protein NR(II), encoding MLNDRQLRLLLDNLTSAVLVLDENLSLCYLNSAAEDLVAVSNARAIGQPLEEVVRESQSAQQAMRSALVSGQKYTVRRALWLLHTLEECTVDYSVTPLTELGLLLLEVQSMDRLLRIAREDALISAQETTRNLVRGMAHEVKNPLGGIRGAAQLLQRELKEVEGGELGEYTQIIIEEADRLRDLVDRMLGPRKPLDLKPNNIHAITERVAQLIEAECDGALTIQRDYDPSIPDLPVDSNQLIQAVLNIARNAMEAIVESIGLEQGQMTIRTRVQRQFTIGRRNCPLVCRIDIVDNGPGIPEDIRERIFYPMISGRAEGSGLGLSISQHVINQHRGLIKCESEPGKTEFQIYLPLIT
- the glnA gene encoding glutamate--ammonia ligase, with protein sequence MSAKTLGLIKESEAKWVDLRFTDTKGKEQHVSLPSKEVDGEFFEEGKMFDGSSIAGWKGINESDMILMPDDETAFLDPFTDEATVIIRCNIVDPITGQGYERDPRSIALRAEEYLKSTGYGDTALFGPEPEFFVFDDITWGAEMGGAFYKINSEEAAWSSGASFAEGNMGHRPGVKGGYFPVPPVDSLHDIRAAMCSAMEAMGLEIEVHHHEVGTAGQCEIGVGANTLTMKADEVQILKYAVHNVAHAYGKTATFMPKPLVGDNGSGMHIHMSFSKDGTNQFAGDAYAGLSETALFYIGGIIKHARALNAFANASTNSYKRLVPGFEAPVILAYSARNRSASIRIPFVPSPKGKRVEARFPDPTANPYLVFAAMLMAGLDGVKNKIHPGDAADKDLYDLPAEELAEYPTVASSLEQALEALDQDRAFLTEGGVFTDDAIDAYIALKQEEVERVNMTTHPVEFELYYSV
- the thiI gene encoding tRNA uracil 4-sulfurtransferase ThiI encodes the protein MHFVVKFFPEITIKSNPVRKRMSRQLADNLRKLMRQLDDRIKVQKDWEKIDVIAPDAVSHLSERIEEVLAHTPGIANFARVQQFPLGDLDDIYQKTLAIWGPQLTGKTFCVRVKRTGKHDFQSLDVEQYVGGGLNKNTQAAGVKLKNPDITVKLEVRHDKLNVIEELHQGLGGFPLGTQDPVLSLVSGGFDSTVASYLTMKRGIRTHFLFFNLGGRQHELGVKEVAFYLWDKYGASHRVKFITVPFDEVVAEILEQVDDSYMGVTLKRMMLRAASAVAKELDVDAVVTGEAIAQVSSQTLKNLAVIDSVTDTLVLRPLITSDKTDIIRTARAIGTEEFAANMPEYCGVISVKPTTRAKMEKVDHEETRFDFTVLDRAIGNRVMQNIDQVMDDLNEDAPPVDIFSEAGDATIIDIRHPTEEEVNPLELDNATVETIPFYRLSTAFQSLDKDKQYLLYCARGVMSQLHASHLLDEGYRNVGVFRPEKAKQ